One window of the Salvia miltiorrhiza cultivar Shanhuang (shh) chromosome 6, IMPLAD_Smil_shh, whole genome shotgun sequence genome contains the following:
- the LOC130988726 gene encoding ninja-family protein AFP3-like produces MEGDEDNTRRFLGADGTSKDPMHKSAKRTEREREEKEELELSLGLSTNGRFGVDLASKKMRRSSSVSNIVLLNIDCAGDDQARGADAPLARTCSLPPAFDSGGRTRTRMEKLKSVDGGDGVHADAGLNADMARDGIRNLRLKEWPKPPIESRGDHSHIVKGATQTTMTGSSCSGGGPTVLVANTDEAQQQNALVDMPYVSTKGFGPNHNKIEGFLYRYKRGEEVKIVCVCHGMFLSPAEFVKHGGGGDVAYPLKHIVVNPFPLY; encoded by the exons ATGGAGGGAGACGAAGACAACACGCGTCGATTTCTAGGGGCGGACGGAACTTCAAAAGATCCGATGCACAAGTCGGCGAAGCGGactgagagagaaagagaggagaaGGAGGAATTGGAGCTGAGCTTGGGGCTTTCCACCAACGGCAGATTCGGTGTCGACCTCGCGAGCAAGAAGATGAGACGCTCCTCTTCCGTCTCCAACATAGTGTTGTTGAATATTGATTGTGCAGGAGATGACCAGGCGCGTGGGGCGGACGCGCCGCTGGCGAGGACGTGCTCCTTGCCGCCGGCGTTCGACTCCGGGGGGAGGACGAGGACGAGGATGGAGAAGTTGAAGAGCGTCGATGGTGGGGACGGAGTGCATGCAGATGCTGGTTTGAACGCCGACATGGCTCGTGATGGAATTCGAAACCTCCGTTTAAAAGAATGGCCAAAACCTCCGATTGAATCGAGGGGCGATCACAGCCATATTGTTAAGG GAGCAACTCAAACTACTATGACGGGGAGTAGTTGCTCTGGGGGAGGACCAACTGTTTTGGTTGCTAACACCGACGAAGCACAGCAGCAGAATGCTCTGGTCGACATGCCCTACGTCTCCACAAAAGGTTTCGGGCCTAACCATAACAAGATCGAGGGTTTCCTATACAGATACAAGAGGGGAGAGGAAGTCaagattgtgtgtgtttgccaTGGTATGTTTCTCTCACCGGCAGAATTTGTGAAGCACGGCGGTGGGGGTGACGTCGCTTACCCTTTGAAACACATAGTTGTTAACCCCTTCCCTCTCTATTAA
- the LOC130990502 gene encoding protein ALP1-like — protein sequence MRRALFLHIVNAVAADPYFQQRTDALGRPGFTPLQKCTVAVRMLANGGAADQYDEYLRIVESTALECLRRFSQAIIQLFGAEYLRRPTSADCQQLLAMHEAKHGFPGMLGSLDCMHWAWKNCPTAWQGAYTRGDQGEPTIILEVVASQDLWIWHAFFGTPGSNNDINVLNNSTLFNDRLQGMGVPVTYQVNNTYYTSWYYLTDGIYPNWPVFVKSLTHPTDPKGKRFKVMQEAARKDIERAFGVLQARWAIVKGPARLWSKEAMSDIMFTCIILHNMIIEDEGEQATQWEEDADEASSSAASQPHVGAPPDFRAFVARQASMRDAEMHARLTLDLKEHIWKYP from the exons ATGCGTCGTGCGTTGTTTTTGCACATCGTTAATGCCGTCGCAGCCGATCCATACTTCCAACAACGCACGGATGCACTAGGGAGGCCTGGCTTCACGCCATTGCAAAAATGCACTGTCGCTGTTCGTATGCTAGCTAACGGTGGGGCAGCGGACCAATACGACGAGTATCTCCGGATTGTTGAGTCCACCGCGTTGGAGTGCTTGCGCAGATTCAGTCAAGCTATTATTCAACTCTTCGGTGCGGAGTACTTGAGGAGGCCGACTTCCGCTGACTGCCAACAGCTTCTAGCAATGCACGAAGCGAAGCACGGCTTCCCGGGAATGCTAGGGAGCcttgattgcatgcattgggcgtggaagaattgtCCAACGGCATGGCAAGGCGCATACACTCGCGGCGATCAGGGGGAACCGACCATCATCCTCGAAGTCGTCGCCTCGCAAGATCTATGGATCTGGCATGCTTTTTTTGGGACtcctggttcgaacaacgacatcaacgtgctcaacaactcGACGTTGTTCAACGATCGGCTGCAAGGAATGGGGGTGCCGGTCACATATCAAGTCAACAACACCTACTACACAAGTTGGTACTACTTGACTGACGGCATCTATCCCAATTGGCCTGTATTCGTGAAGAGTCTTACACATCCGACGGATCCGAAAGGGAAGAGGTTCAAAGTGATGCAGGAAGCGGCTCGCAAGGATATTGAACGAGCCTTCGGCgtccttcaagctcgttgggcaATCGTCAAAGGCCCAGCACGTCTTTGGAGCAAGGAGGCGATGAGCGACATCATGTTCACgtgcatcattttgcacaacatgatcatcgaAGACGAAGGCGAGCAAGCAACGCAgtgggaagaagacgccgacgaAGCTTCGAGTAGCGCCGCATCTCAACCTCATGTCGGTGCTCCGCCGGATTTTCGTGCATTTGTTGCACGACAAGCATCCATGCGAGACGCGGAGATGCATGCTCGCCTCACTTTGGActtgaaggagcacatttg GAAATATCCTTAA